In Blastopirellula sediminis, the following proteins share a genomic window:
- a CDS encoding MarR family winged helix-turn-helix transcriptional regulator, producing MDPLEYDFQSSIGYWIGLTAHTMHQTLDERLMPFGITFRQFQVLGWLVHDREMTQAELAKRLMIEPPTLAGILCRMEAMGWIVRKTATNDRRRKLITVSPGAAPVWKQVVQCLMESRQEATAGMTREEIDQLQSLLKRVLHNLSRPASNPVLVLDAAITPQEQETS from the coding sequence ATGGATCCTCTAGAGTACGACTTTCAGTCGAGCATCGGTTATTGGATCGGGCTCACCGCGCACACGATGCATCAAACGCTCGACGAGCGTTTGATGCCGTTTGGCATTACGTTCCGCCAGTTTCAGGTACTAGGTTGGCTGGTCCATGACCGCGAAATGACCCAGGCCGAACTGGCGAAGCGGCTGATGATCGAGCCGCCCACGCTGGCCGGCATTCTCTGCCGGATGGAAGCGATGGGGTGGATCGTGCGTAAGACGGCCACCAATGATCGCCGCCGCAAGTTGATCACCGTCTCGCCCGGCGCGGCGCCGGTATGGAAACAGGTGGTTCAATGCCTGATGGAGTCGCGTCAAGAAGCGACCGCCGGCATGACTCGCGAAGAAATCGATCAACTGCAATCGCTGCTCAAGCGCGTATTGCACAACCTATCCCGCCCTGCGTCCAATCCCGTGCTCGTCCTGGACGCCGCGATTACCCCCCAAGAACAGGAAACCTCGTAA
- a CDS encoding efflux RND transporter permease subunit has protein sequence MIDALLNNPVKVAVGVLLVSLFGVVALLRMPMQLTPEVDTPTLTIETKWTGASPQEVEQEIIIEQEEQLKSVEGITKMTSESADSKGTITLEFLIGTNMSEALLLVNSRLAQVPDYPEDADQPVITTSNASDKPIAWFMLSARMPTEARYAKFLQEHPDQAENLKMARATENPAVLMVRLRKLLETNPEYVKLMPPPIFSDAQLDAFGHAHPDLAAELAKARKEAENNSELLYSLQQLAQASPEFLDLCEPKPFDVMNFRRFAEDEIEARFERVSGVSQSNVNGGLEDELQVIVDPELLAARQLTIGDVRRVLMSQNEDTSAGDFWEGKRRYVVRALGQFKSPEQVEYQLLAIRDGAPVFVRDVAHVELGHKKPDSIVRRFGESSIAINCMRETGANVLDVMDGLKETNKLLNEGVLKDNNLELTQVYDETDYINSSINLVQENIFIGGALTMCVLMLFLHLGARTLILIPFAMASAIASAYLSPWWFVLCMAILIGAGFWFARGALVVALAIPISIVGTFLILGVLGRSLNVISLAGMAFAVGMLVDNAVVVLENIYTYYSKGYSPLAAAARGTTEVWGAVFASTATTVAVFLPVVFVQEEAGQLFADIALAISAAVALSLIVSITVIPVAASRLFSKEDEENRDSNKQIDEKRNIPAVIAADGHRMGAVEQTISGAGQKMVRGIVELNRWFQGGVLRRIALISGITAGAIFLCWAFWPKVEYLPNGNRNLVFGVLLPPPGYNLDQLMDLGEVVETDLKPYWDVNPTDADFDQGEFPAIRDFFFVARGRQVFMGLKTYDDQRVAELIPLIQRVSGKLPGTFAVATQSSLFERGLTGGRKIEIEITGPDLPKLVGLGGNILRQSVQLIPNAQIRPVPSLDLSSPEVHVSPRLIQAADIGLSSADMGYAVNALVDGAYAGDYFLDGKKIDLTIKGETRFADATQKIEALPVATPLGSIVPLGAIANVDIGSGPEQVNHRERLRSIIIEVTPPPEVPMEYAMDQITSEIIQPLEASGQLGQEYRINLAGTADKLGKTWTSLRFNLILALLITYLLMAALFESWLYPFVIIFSVPLGAAGGIMGLSLLNLFVLQSLDVLTMLGFVILIGTVVNNPILIVHQALNHIREDGMNLDEAVLESVGSRIRPIFMTTTTTVLGLMPLVMFPGSGSELYRGLGSVVLGGLILSTIFTLVLVPSMFSLTVEAYEALVQMIWGKKTQMEKPKATRLLPATSGQAEQETVANYVLPKKEANGANGTTQSDSEKSKHGA, from the coding sequence ATGATTGACGCACTTCTCAACAACCCGGTCAAAGTCGCGGTCGGCGTCTTGCTGGTCTCGCTGTTCGGCGTGGTCGCGCTGCTGCGGATGCCGATGCAATTGACGCCGGAGGTCGATACGCCGACCCTCACCATCGAAACCAAGTGGACCGGCGCCAGCCCACAGGAAGTCGAACAGGAAATCATCATCGAGCAGGAAGAGCAGCTGAAAAGCGTCGAAGGCATCACCAAGATGACTTCGGAAAGCGCCGACTCGAAAGGGACGATCACGCTCGAGTTCTTGATCGGCACCAACATGAGCGAAGCGCTCTTGCTGGTGAACAGCCGACTCGCCCAGGTCCCCGACTACCCGGAAGACGCCGATCAGCCGGTCATCACCACCAGCAACGCGTCGGACAAACCGATCGCCTGGTTCATGCTGAGCGCCCGCATGCCGACCGAAGCGCGATACGCGAAGTTCTTGCAGGAGCATCCCGATCAGGCCGAGAACCTCAAAATGGCCCGCGCGACCGAAAATCCGGCGGTGCTGATGGTCCGGTTGCGAAAGTTGCTTGAGACGAATCCCGAATACGTCAAACTGATGCCGCCGCCGATCTTCAGCGATGCACAGCTCGACGCGTTCGGGCACGCTCATCCGGATTTGGCGGCGGAACTGGCCAAGGCTCGGAAAGAGGCGGAGAACAACTCGGAACTCCTCTACAGCTTGCAGCAACTCGCCCAAGCCAGTCCGGAGTTCCTCGATCTTTGCGAGCCGAAGCCGTTCGACGTGATGAACTTCCGCCGCTTCGCCGAAGATGAGATCGAAGCCCGTTTCGAACGAGTCAGCGGCGTGTCGCAATCGAACGTCAACGGCGGCCTGGAAGACGAACTGCAAGTGATCGTCGATCCGGAACTGCTCGCCGCGCGTCAGCTCACCATCGGCGACGTCCGCCGCGTCTTGATGAGCCAGAACGAAGACACCTCAGCCGGCGACTTCTGGGAAGGGAAACGCCGGTACGTGGTCCGTGCGCTCGGCCAGTTCAAATCGCCGGAGCAGGTCGAGTACCAATTGCTGGCGATTCGAGACGGGGCGCCGGTCTTCGTCCGCGACGTCGCACACGTTGAACTGGGACATAAGAAGCCCGACAGCATCGTCCGCCGCTTTGGCGAATCAAGCATCGCAATCAACTGCATGCGCGAGACCGGCGCCAACGTCCTTGACGTGATGGATGGCCTGAAGGAGACGAACAAGCTGCTGAACGAAGGGGTTTTGAAGGACAACAACCTGGAGCTGACCCAGGTCTACGACGAAACCGATTACATTAATTCTTCGATCAACCTGGTGCAGGAAAACATCTTTATCGGCGGCGCGCTGACGATGTGCGTGCTGATGCTCTTCTTGCACCTTGGGGCGCGGACGCTGATTTTGATTCCGTTTGCGATGGCGTCGGCGATCGCTTCGGCCTATCTCAGTCCGTGGTGGTTCGTCCTCTGCATGGCGATCTTGATCGGCGCCGGTTTCTGGTTCGCCCGTGGGGCGCTCGTCGTGGCGCTGGCGATTCCGATCAGTATCGTCGGCACGTTCCTGATTCTGGGTGTTCTCGGCCGCTCGCTCAACGTGATCAGCCTCGCCGGTATGGCGTTCGCCGTCGGCATGTTAGTGGACAACGCGGTCGTCGTGCTCGAAAACATTTACACCTATTACTCGAAGGGCTATTCCCCATTGGCGGCCGCCGCTCGCGGGACGACCGAAGTGTGGGGCGCCGTCTTCGCATCGACGGCGACCACCGTTGCGGTCTTTTTGCCGGTCGTCTTTGTGCAGGAAGAAGCGGGGCAGTTGTTCGCCGACATTGCGCTAGCGATTAGCGCCGCGGTCGCCCTGTCGCTGATCGTTTCGATTACCGTGATTCCGGTCGCGGCGTCGCGACTCTTCAGCAAAGAAGACGAGGAAAATCGAGACAGCAACAAGCAAATCGACGAAAAGCGCAACATCCCAGCGGTCATCGCCGCTGACGGCCATCGGATGGGCGCGGTGGAACAAACGATATCCGGCGCCGGCCAGAAGATGGTTCGCGGAATCGTCGAGCTCAATCGCTGGTTCCAAGGAGGCGTTCTTCGCCGGATCGCGCTCATCAGCGGGATTACCGCGGGAGCGATTTTCCTTTGCTGGGCGTTCTGGCCGAAGGTCGAATACCTGCCGAACGGCAACCGCAACCTGGTCTTCGGCGTGTTGCTGCCGCCGCCGGGTTATAACCTCGACCAGTTGATGGACCTGGGCGAAGTGGTCGAAACCGACCTGAAGCCCTATTGGGACGTCAATCCGACCGATGCGGACTTCGATCAGGGAGAATTCCCGGCGATTCGCGACTTCTTCTTCGTCGCGCGAGGACGCCAGGTCTTTATGGGACTGAAGACGTATGACGACCAGCGCGTCGCCGAGCTGATCCCGCTCATTCAGCGCGTCAGCGGCAAGTTGCCGGGGACGTTCGCCGTTGCGACGCAATCAAGCTTGTTCGAACGCGGGCTCACCGGCGGTCGCAAAATTGAAATTGAAATCACCGGTCCTGACCTGCCGAAACTGGTGGGTCTCGGCGGCAATATCTTGCGGCAGTCGGTCCAATTGATTCCGAACGCCCAGATTCGCCCGGTTCCGAGTCTCGACCTTTCGAGCCCGGAAGTGCACGTTTCGCCACGTTTGATTCAAGCGGCCGACATCGGCCTTTCGAGCGCCGATATGGGCTATGCGGTCAACGCGCTGGTCGACGGCGCCTACGCAGGGGACTACTTCCTGGACGGCAAAAAGATCGACCTGACGATCAAAGGGGAAACCCGGTTCGCCGACGCGACGCAAAAGATCGAAGCGCTGCCGGTCGCGACGCCGCTTGGTTCGATCGTGCCGCTGGGCGCTATCGCCAACGTCGACATCGGCAGCGGTCCGGAGCAGGTGAATCACCGCGAACGACTCCGTTCGATCATCATCGAAGTGACGCCGCCGCCGGAGGTGCCGATGGAATACGCGATGGATCAGATCACCAGCGAAATCATCCAGCCGCTGGAAGCGAGCGGACAGCTGGGCCAGGAATATCGGATCAACCTGGCCGGCACCGCCGACAAGCTAGGCAAAACCTGGACGTCGCTCCGCTTCAATCTGATTCTGGCGCTGTTGATCACTTACTTGCTGATGGCGGCTCTCTTTGAGTCGTGGCTCTATCCGTTTGTGATCATCTTCAGCGTACCGCTTGGCGCCGCCGGCGGGATCATGGGATTGAGTCTCCTCAATCTGTTCGTGCTGCAATCGCTCGACGTGCTGACAATGCTCGGCTTCGTGATTCTGATCGGTACGGTGGTGAACAACCCGATTCTGATCGTTCACCAGGCGCTCAATCACATCCGGGAAGATGGGATGAACCTCGACGAAGCGGTGTTGGAGAGCGTCGGTTCCCGTATTCGCCCGATCTTTATGACCACCACGACCACGGTGCTCGGTCTGATGCCGCTGGTGATGTTCCCCGGCTCCGGCAGCGAACTCTATCGCGGTCTCGGCAGCGTGGTCCTCGGCGGGCTAATCCTCTCAACCATCTTCACGCTGGTGCTGGTCCCCAGCATGTTCAGCCTGACGGTCGAAGCGTACGAAGCGCTGGTACAAATGATCTGGGGCAAGAAGACGCAGATGGAGAAACCGAAAGCGACTCGTCTCTTGCCGGCGACTTCAGGTCAAGCGGAGCAAGAAACCGTCGCCAATTACGTGCTGCCGAAGAAAGAAGCGAACGGCGCTAACGGCACGACGCAATCCGACTCGGAGAAGTCGAAGCATGGCGCCTGA
- a CDS encoding outer membrane protein assembly factor BamB family protein gives MPSRTSLRSLPLFACLVSFLACLTAHAENWPDWRGPNNAGISSEKNLPTTWSKDNNVAWRVELPGAAGATPVIWGDHIFLTSVDGEELVLICLDTSGKQLWKKAVGEGNKVVRGDEGNSASPSPVTDGKHVWCFFTTGDLACFDFDGKEIWKTNVQDRFGKFDIQFGLTSTPVLYDGKLYLQLIHSGGAKVIALNADTGAEAWQVKRESDAYAECEHSYASPMVYDDGKLRFLLTHGADYSIAYDLDNGKELWRVGGLHPPAGYDQTLRFVASPLAAPGLIVVPSAKRGILVAVKPDSKGNITDKAENYLWKFDTTPDVPSPLAVGDYVYLCRENGNLICLERKTGKQLYEERTHRDRHRASPVYGDDKIYLTSRDGQVTVVKPGPNFEILAENKLDEEISASPAISGGRIYLRTFQALWAIGPQ, from the coding sequence ATGCCTTCTCGCACTTCACTCCGCTCACTTCCGTTATTCGCCTGCCTGGTGTCGTTTCTTGCCTGCCTGACAGCCCACGCCGAAAATTGGCCCGATTGGCGCGGTCCCAACAACGCTGGGATCAGCAGCGAAAAGAACCTGCCGACCACCTGGTCGAAAGATAACAACGTCGCTTGGCGCGTCGAACTGCCGGGCGCGGCCGGCGCGACTCCGGTCATCTGGGGCGACCACATCTTCTTGACGTCGGTCGATGGAGAAGAGCTGGTGCTGATCTGTCTCGACACTTCCGGCAAGCAGCTTTGGAAGAAGGCGGTCGGCGAAGGGAATAAAGTTGTTCGAGGCGACGAGGGGAACTCCGCTTCTCCTTCGCCGGTGACCGACGGCAAGCATGTCTGGTGCTTCTTCACCACCGGCGATCTGGCTTGCTTCGATTTCGACGGCAAAGAGATTTGGAAGACGAACGTGCAGGATCGTTTCGGCAAGTTCGACATTCAGTTCGGGCTGACGTCGACGCCGGTCTTGTACGACGGCAAGCTTTACCTGCAATTGATTCATAGCGGCGGCGCGAAAGTGATCGCGCTCAACGCCGACACCGGCGCCGAAGCGTGGCAGGTCAAACGCGAGAGCGACGCCTACGCCGAATGCGAACACTCGTACGCTTCGCCGATGGTTTACGACGACGGCAAGCTCCGCTTCCTGCTGACCCATGGCGCCGACTACTCGATCGCCTACGACTTGGACAACGGCAAAGAATTGTGGCGCGTCGGCGGTTTGCATCCGCCGGCCGGCTACGATCAGACGTTGCGGTTTGTCGCTTCGCCGTTGGCGGCGCCTGGTTTGATCGTCGTGCCGAGCGCCAAACGCGGCATCCTGGTCGCGGTGAAGCCCGACTCGAAGGGGAACATCACCGACAAGGCGGAGAACTACCTCTGGAAGTTCGACACCACTCCGGACGTCCCCTCGCCGCTAGCAGTGGGCGACTACGTTTACCTTTGCCGTGAAAACGGCAACTTGATCTGCCTGGAACGGAAGACGGGCAAGCAGTTGTATGAAGAACGGACGCATCGCGATCGCCATCGCGCTTCGCCGGTCTATGGAGACGACAAGATCTATCTCACCAGCCGGGACGGCCAGGTGACGGTCGTCAAACCAGGACCGAACTTTGAGATCCTGGCCGAAAACAAGCTGGACGAAGAAATTTCGGCCTCGCCGGCGATCTCTGGGGGACGGATTTATCTCCGCACGTTCCAAGCCCTTTGGGCGATTGGCCCCCAATAG
- a CDS encoding ABC1 kinase family protein: MRLSSIPQLYRNMNRGAEIVAVLSRYGLADWIQQFNIDFAKGILKAKDGELLAKYTREARIRMAISDLGPTYIKLGQILSTRPDIVGVELADELKKLQADVPADPFHIVRKTLEAELCQSIESIFARFDETPIASASIGQVHLAELLDGKTVVVKVQHADIEKKVNEDLDILAGFASLAERLPEFAPYHPVTTVAEFQRALRRELDYGREERNMLQFAAQFNDDETVSIPEVYSEYCTSRVLTMEYVEGVKLSHREALLEMGVNLPEVARRGAELYVRMIFDLGFYHADPHPGNILILPGDVIGLLDFGMVGRIDDRLREEMEDLLVGLTSSDSDMLASVIMRWGTLPKHLDENNLRREVSDFINDYANRPLDKMNFGEVINDMFRIIRHYQIALPPQVAMLLKTMVMLDGTGRMLDPDFNLVGLLQKHRRRIMMKRFSPMRRIRKWTRFYREVERLAEVAPRRVSEMLEQIRTGKFDVHLDLRMLGPTVNRLVTGIIASSLFLGSSLMLSMKVPPLLFHERGTRTHVESPLNPVENAEEEIKSVVAEDAAYMGMRDISIVGMSGIIISFGISLRLLLAINKSGHLDRSE, encoded by the coding sequence ATGCGATTGTCCAGCATTCCCCAGCTCTACCGCAACATGAACCGCGGCGCCGAGATTGTAGCGGTGCTCAGCCGGTACGGCCTGGCCGATTGGATTCAGCAGTTCAACATCGATTTCGCCAAAGGAATCTTGAAGGCGAAAGATGGCGAGCTGCTGGCCAAGTACACCCGCGAAGCGCGGATTCGGATGGCGATCTCCGATCTGGGGCCGACCTACATCAAGCTCGGACAGATCCTCAGCACGCGCCCCGATATCGTTGGGGTCGAACTGGCCGACGAACTGAAGAAGCTGCAAGCGGACGTCCCGGCAGATCCGTTTCACATCGTTCGCAAGACGCTTGAGGCGGAGCTTTGCCAGTCGATTGAGTCGATCTTCGCCCGATTCGATGAGACGCCGATCGCTTCGGCGTCGATCGGTCAGGTTCATCTGGCCGAGCTTCTCGACGGCAAGACGGTGGTGGTGAAGGTTCAGCACGCCGACATCGAAAAGAAGGTGAACGAGGACCTCGACATCCTGGCTGGTTTCGCCAGCCTGGCGGAGCGTCTGCCGGAGTTCGCGCCGTATCACCCGGTCACGACCGTCGCCGAGTTTCAGCGCGCCCTGCGGCGCGAACTCGATTACGGGCGTGAAGAGCGAAACATGCTGCAGTTCGCAGCGCAGTTCAACGACGACGAAACGGTTTCGATTCCGGAAGTCTATTCCGAGTATTGCACCTCGCGGGTGCTGACGATGGAATATGTCGAAGGGGTCAAGCTGTCGCACCGCGAAGCGCTGCTCGAGATGGGGGTTAATCTGCCGGAAGTCGCGCGACGCGGCGCCGAACTATACGTCCGGATGATCTTCGATCTTGGCTTCTATCACGCTGATCCGCATCCCGGCAACATTTTGATTCTGCCGGGCGACGTGATCGGCCTGCTCGACTTCGGCATGGTGGGGCGGATCGACGATCGGCTGCGCGAAGAGATGGAAGATCTGCTCGTCGGTCTGACCAGCAGCGACTCCGACATGCTGGCCAGCGTGATTATGCGCTGGGGAACCTTGCCGAAGCACCTGGACGAAAACAACCTGCGGCGCGAAGTCTCCGACTTTATCAACGACTACGCGAACCGTCCGCTCGACAAGATGAACTTCGGCGAAGTGATCAACGACATGTTTCGGATCATACGCCACTATCAAATCGCGTTGCCGCCGCAGGTCGCGATGCTGTTGAAGACGATGGTGATGCTCGACGGAACCGGCCGGATGCTCGATCCGGATTTCAACCTGGTTGGACTGCTGCAAAAGCATCGTCGCCGCATCATGATGAAGCGGTTCTCGCCGATGCGGCGAATTCGCAAATGGACCCGGTTTTATCGCGAAGTGGAGCGATTGGCGGAAGTCGCGCCGCGGCGCGTCTCGGAAATGCTCGAGCAGATCCGGACCGGCAAGTTCGACGTCCATCTCGACCTGCGGATGCTGGGACCGACCGTCAATCGTTTGGTGACCGGGATCATCGCGAGCAGTTTATTTCTCGGCTCGTCGCTGATGCTCAGCATGAAAGTGCCGCCGCTGTTGTTTCATGAACGGGGGACTCGAACGCATGTCGAGTCGCCGCTCAATCCAGTCGAGAATGCCGAAGAGGAAATCAAATCGGTCGTCGCAGAGGATGCGGCCTACATGGGGATGCGCGACATCTCGATCGTCGGCATGTCAGGCATCATCATCAGCTTCGGCATCTCCTTACGACTGTTGCTGGCGATTAACAAATCGGGGCATCTCGACCGGTCGGAATAG
- a CDS encoding efflux RND transporter periplasmic adaptor subunit, whose product MSRLVILSVLFALAGAASAQAQKAMPAAPVVIESLHEEEVSSSQAFVATVMPRRQAVIGSAVAGRVSEFYFDEGDAVKEGEPIAQILTETINLQIAAAKAELELRKAELAELKNGNRAEEIAQSNAEMMSAKARMDYLIARRNRTTDLYETRRVSSKEEYDEAVSAAEAAIEAYKASEAHHQMMVKGARDEKIAQAQARVNVQEAVVGELEDRLKKYTIRSRFNGYISRKHTDVGSWAEQGADMVDVVELDEVDVTAYVAEHHVPYIPMGATVRVEISAIPDKIFTGTVVAIVPQADVRTRTFPVKVRLTNEMENGVPLLKAGMLARVQLPTGGTKQAILCPKDALVLGAGKASVFVTAPGPDNSLIVQLVPVQLGITSGNKIEILGSISPDSKVVTLGNERLRPGQPIRVLEEKEAAAAPTSTSSSPR is encoded by the coding sequence ATGTCGCGTCTCGTTATTCTCAGCGTGCTGTTTGCGCTCGCCGGCGCCGCGTCGGCGCAAGCTCAAAAAGCGATGCCGGCCGCTCCGGTCGTGATCGAGTCGCTTCATGAAGAGGAGGTCTCCTCGAGCCAGGCGTTCGTCGCCACCGTCATGCCGCGCCGTCAGGCGGTGATCGGCAGCGCGGTCGCCGGTCGCGTCTCGGAGTTCTACTTCGACGAAGGGGACGCCGTGAAAGAAGGAGAGCCGATCGCGCAGATCCTGACCGAGACGATCAACCTGCAAATCGCCGCCGCCAAAGCGGAGCTGGAACTTCGCAAAGCGGAACTGGCCGAACTGAAGAATGGCAACCGAGCAGAGGAGATCGCCCAGTCGAACGCCGAGATGATGTCGGCCAAGGCGCGGATGGATTACCTGATCGCGCGCCGCAATCGAACGACCGATTTGTACGAAACGCGCCGCGTCAGCTCGAAAGAAGAATATGACGAAGCGGTCTCCGCCGCCGAAGCGGCGATCGAAGCGTACAAAGCGTCGGAAGCGCATCACCAAATGATGGTCAAAGGAGCGCGCGACGAGAAGATCGCCCAAGCCCAAGCTCGCGTCAACGTGCAGGAAGCGGTGGTCGGCGAACTCGAAGATCGCTTGAAAAAGTACACCATCCGCTCCCGGTTCAATGGCTATATCAGCCGCAAGCATACCGACGTCGGTTCGTGGGCGGAGCAGGGGGCCGACATGGTCGACGTGGTCGAACTGGATGAAGTCGACGTCACCGCTTACGTCGCCGAACACCATGTTCCGTACATCCCGATGGGGGCCACGGTTCGGGTCGAAATCTCGGCGATTCCCGACAAAATCTTCACCGGCACGGTCGTCGCGATCGTTCCGCAGGCCGACGTTCGGACTCGCACTTTTCCGGTCAAAGTCCGCCTGACCAACGAAATGGAAAACGGCGTTCCGCTGCTGAAGGCCGGCATGTTGGCTCGCGTCCAACTACCGACCGGCGGAACGAAACAAGCGATCCTCTGCCCGAAAGACGCGCTCGTGCTTGGCGCCGGCAAAGCGTCGGTCTTCGTCACCGCGCCCGGTCCTGACAACTCACTAATCGTGCAGTTGGTTCCGGTGCAACTTGGCATTACCAGCGGCAACAAGATCGAGATCCTCGGCTCCATCTCGCCCGATAGCAAAGTGGTGACGCTCGGTAACGAGCGGCTTCGTCCCGGCCAGCCGATTCGCGTACTGGAAGAAAAAGAAGCGGCCGCCGCTCCCACCTCCACCAGCTCCTCCCCGCGCTAA